In Lotus japonicus ecotype B-129 chromosome 5, LjGifu_v1.2, one genomic interval encodes:
- the LOC130721224 gene encoding uncharacterized protein LOC130721224 — MSPSTFFSFLFTLSLIIISSYAAPPPHAAPPPQKKYEVVCRGDAHCLKVLGSDPRIVAATEWVPLCSYILEMGANYGVKAQTYVKGLYSKYPSSEALKLCVNEDYTYSINSFRSSLGELIEDPMTANYDAKVAGDGPGMCQSALAREKLVIPAINAFNDGIKFFSNVAFEATNYLY; from the coding sequence ATGAGTCCCTcaacatttttttcatttttgttcacTCTTTCTTTAATCATAATCAGTTCTTATGCTGCTCCTCCTCCACATGCTGCTCCTCCTCCACAAAAGAAGTATGAAGTTGTGTGTCGTGGCGATGCTCACTGCCTAAAGGTTTTGGGATCAGACCCTAGAATCGTTGCAGCCACAGAATGGGTACCACTTTGCAGTTACATCCTAGAGATGGGAGCAAATTACGGTGTAAAGGCCCAAACATATGTCAAGGGATTGTATAGCAAATACCCTTCTTCTGAAGCCTTAAAGCTCTGTGTAAACGAAGATTATACGTACTCGATTAATTCGTTTAGAAGCTCATTGGGTGAGTTGATTGAGGATCCAATGACTGCAAACTATGATGCAAAAGTTGCTGGCGATGGACCTGGAATGTGTCAGAGTGCATTGGCTAGAGAAAAGCTAGTTATTCCTGCTATTAATGCCTTTAATGATGGGATTAAGTTTTTTAGTAATGTTGCATTTGAAGCCACAAATTATCTGTACTGA